The Rhizobium sp. BT03 genome has a window encoding:
- a CDS encoding VOC family protein: MLLYITLGTNDLYRAGQFYDAVLPLLGYRRQHYSEEEIGYSADSDTRCRFWVVTPFNRRRATSGNGAMVALAAETRASVDAFHAAAIAAGGVDEGGPGLRPYHAHFYAAYVRDLDGNKLSAVCENPE, translated from the coding sequence ATGCTTCTGTACATCACGCTCGGAACCAACGACCTTTATCGCGCAGGACAGTTTTATGATGCCGTGCTGCCTCTGCTCGGCTATCGCCGCCAGCACTATTCGGAAGAGGAAATCGGCTATTCCGCCGACAGCGATACGCGCTGCCGCTTCTGGGTGGTGACGCCCTTCAATCGCCGCCGGGCGACATCAGGCAACGGCGCCATGGTCGCGCTCGCGGCCGAAACCCGGGCGTCCGTCGATGCTTTCCATGCGGCTGCGATTGCGGCAGGCGGCGTCGATGAAGGTGGGCCGGGCCTTCGCCCCTACCACGCCCATTTCTATGCCGCTTATGTGCGCGATCTCGACGGCAACAAGCTCTCTGCCGTTTGCGAAAATCCGGAATAA
- a CDS encoding RlmE family RNA methyltransferase: MTKAPIAGNRTGRKLGQRVKNKKMKASSRQWLQRHINDPYVQRAQLEGYRARAAFKLLEIDEKHHILRGAKRIIDLGAAPGSWSQIAAKVTGSTDEDIRVAAIDFLEMAQLPGVKILQLDFLDPTAPKKLLEAVGGTPDLVISDMAAPTTGHHRTDHLRTMHLCEVAAQFAVEVLGEGGHFLTKTFQGGTERELLAMLKQNFRQVVHVKPNASRAESVEMFLLAKGFKGRKVEGDAEKA, encoded by the coding sequence ATGACCAAAGCACCGATCGCGGGAAACCGCACCGGCCGCAAGCTCGGCCAGCGCGTCAAGAACAAGAAGATGAAGGCCTCTTCCCGGCAATGGCTGCAGCGCCACATCAACGATCCCTATGTCCAGCGCGCCCAGCTGGAAGGCTATCGTGCCCGCGCCGCCTTCAAGCTTTTGGAGATCGACGAGAAGCACCATATCCTGCGCGGCGCCAAGCGCATCATCGATCTGGGTGCTGCCCCCGGCAGCTGGTCGCAGATCGCCGCCAAGGTCACCGGCTCGACGGATGAGGATATCCGCGTGGCGGCGATCGATTTTCTCGAAATGGCCCAGCTGCCCGGCGTCAAGATCCTGCAGCTCGATTTCCTCGATCCGACTGCGCCGAAAAAGCTGCTGGAGGCCGTCGGCGGCACGCCCGATCTCGTCATCTCCGACATGGCAGCACCGACCACCGGCCACCACCGCACCGACCATTTGCGCACCATGCATCTCTGCGAAGTCGCGGCGCAATTTGCCGTCGAGGTATTGGGGGAGGGCGGACATTTCCTCACCAAGACCTTCCAGGGCGGCACCGAGCGTGAGCTGCTCGCTATGCTGAAGCAGAACTTCCGCCAGGTCGTTCATGTCAAGCCGAATGCCTCACGCGCCGAATCGGTCGAGATGTTTTTGCTGGCCAAGGGCTTCAAGGGGCGCAAGGTCGAAGGCGACGCTGAGAAAGCTTGA
- a CDS encoding exopolyphosphatase: MEDPEGGAKPQFDGASAAGRKDGKKSRRRKGKRGGQSRNAAHPASHELSGNAGQSARPMEDAAGNPARKRKRRRRGGQGAAQDGSSNTHAMEQTQAAGSAARAEGESAPSRRNRRKHRGKRGLQGRPLTTAKPSPPQQERRAEETVQRAEPREAQNSANTGRRGRQDGHAHSGYQGAGHQGDRQAGDHAWPDELYAALDLGTNNCRLLIAQPTRPGQFRVVDAFSRIVRLGEGLAASGRLSDEAMERAIEALRICASKLRNREIRRMRLIATEACRQAINGEEFLARVVAETGLALEIIDRETEARLAVSGCSSLVGRETRSVVLFDIGGGSSEIAVIRIGDNRYSRLANHITHWTSLPVGVVTLSERHGGRDVTPEAFEGMVREVGGMLEGFDCPEIEVAQTGDFHLIGTSGTVTTLAGVHLDLPRYDRRKVDGIWLSDDEVSAMQAKLLSWNFESRAANPCIGPDRADLVLAGCAILEAIRRRWPSPRMRVADRGLREGLLTDMMADDGVWRRNRNRRGQRAR; encoded by the coding sequence GTGGAAGACCCCGAAGGCGGCGCAAAGCCGCAATTTGACGGGGCGTCGGCGGCAGGGCGCAAGGACGGCAAGAAGTCCAGGCGCCGCAAGGGCAAGCGTGGCGGGCAATCCCGCAACGCGGCTCATCCCGCTTCGCATGAGCTTTCCGGCAATGCCGGGCAGTCTGCGCGCCCGATGGAAGATGCGGCCGGAAATCCGGCCCGCAAGCGAAAGCGTCGCCGTCGTGGCGGCCAGGGCGCTGCGCAGGACGGTTCATCTAATACCCATGCAATGGAGCAGACCCAGGCGGCGGGCAGTGCTGCCCGGGCCGAAGGTGAATCCGCGCCGAGCCGGCGCAACCGCCGAAAACATCGCGGTAAGCGCGGTCTTCAGGGCCGGCCGCTGACGACGGCAAAACCTTCCCCGCCGCAGCAGGAACGCCGCGCCGAAGAGACGGTGCAGCGCGCCGAGCCGCGCGAGGCACAGAACAGCGCAAATACCGGCCGCAGGGGGCGCCAGGACGGCCATGCCCATTCCGGTTATCAGGGCGCCGGTCATCAGGGCGATCGCCAGGCCGGCGACCATGCGTGGCCGGACGAACTCTATGCCGCTCTCGACCTCGGCACCAACAATTGCCGTCTCCTGATCGCCCAGCCGACCCGCCCGGGGCAATTCCGGGTGGTCGACGCCTTTTCCCGCATCGTGCGCCTTGGCGAAGGCCTGGCGGCCAGCGGCCGTCTGTCCGACGAGGCGATGGAGCGGGCGATCGAAGCGCTGAGGATCTGCGCCTCCAAGCTCAGAAACCGCGAGATCCGCCGCATGCGGCTGATCGCCACCGAAGCCTGCCGCCAGGCGATCAATGGGGAGGAGTTCCTCGCCCGCGTCGTCGCCGAAACCGGCCTGGCGCTCGAGATCATCGATCGGGAGACCGAAGCGCGGCTCGCCGTCTCCGGCTGCTCCTCGCTGGTCGGGCGCGAGACCCGCTCTGTCGTGCTCTTCGATATCGGCGGCGGCTCGTCGGAGATCGCCGTCATCCGCATCGGCGACAATCGTTACAGTCGCCTCGCCAATCACATCACCCACTGGACCTCGCTGCCGGTCGGTGTCGTGACGCTGTCGGAACGTCATGGCGGGCGCGATGTCACGCCGGAAGCTTTCGAAGGCATGGTGCGGGAAGTCGGCGGCATGCTCGAAGGCTTCGATTGCCCGGAAATCGAGGTCGCCCAGACCGGCGACTTCCATCTGATCGGCACATCGGGCACGGTGACGACGCTTGCCGGCGTTCATCTCGACCTGCCGCGATATGACCGGCGCAAGGTCGACGGCATCTGGCTGTCCGACGACGAGGTTTCCGCCATGCAGGCAAAACTGCTCTCCTGGAATTTCGAAAGCCGCGCCGCCAATCCCTGCATCGGGCCGGATCGGGCCGATCTGGTGCTCGCCGGCTGCGCCATCCTCGAGGCGATCCGCCGCCGCTGGCCGAGCCCGCGCATGCGCGTCGCCGATCGCGGCTTGAGGGAAGGGCTGCTCACCGACATGATGGCCGATGACGGCGTGTGGCGGCGCAACCGCAACCGCCGCGGCCAGCGAGCCAGATAG
- a CDS encoding MvaI/BcnI family restriction endonuclease has product MHTLTIDQWDTVSSDFTVCAGLSDLRSRTIDEILSERLFGELHRIHRLGPIAGMRLGNDGQSIHHHGTNAGGYALEALLRIRPNGRPAPDFEGWEIKAHGVRDFSKPGNALLSLLSVGPTGGFYREEGPEAFIRRFGYAASNGYPGKLNLYTDHFVGQRNTKTGLTLHLIRNRRHIARWFDPLGALVLSADDGLPAAIWHFTKLAEHWGHKHARAAYVPYVRGGWHGCRAFHYGHLVQIGEGTDFHLFLDMLAAGRISYDPSLSLVGADDLRCRVRRRGQFRIHVGDLPGLYEHFTTVDVRRAPIAVHEPGVGLSKRRLSGRRSLRP; this is encoded by the coding sequence ATGCACACCCTTACGATAGACCAATGGGACACCGTTTCCTCCGACTTCACCGTGTGCGCAGGACTGAGTGATTTAAGATCGCGAACAATCGACGAGATTCTTTCCGAGAGACTGTTTGGCGAACTGCATCGCATCCACCGGCTTGGTCCGATCGCAGGAATGCGCCTGGGGAACGACGGCCAATCGATCCATCACCACGGAACGAATGCCGGCGGGTATGCACTTGAAGCCTTGCTGCGCATACGGCCCAACGGGCGACCCGCGCCCGATTTCGAGGGCTGGGAGATTAAGGCGCATGGCGTTCGGGACTTTTCCAAGCCTGGCAATGCACTCCTTAGTCTTCTGTCCGTCGGGCCGACCGGCGGCTTCTATCGCGAAGAGGGGCCAGAAGCATTTATCCGGCGCTTCGGCTACGCTGCGTCGAACGGGTATCCAGGCAAACTCAATCTCTATACCGATCATTTCGTCGGACAGCGGAATACAAAGACCGGACTGACGTTACATCTTATTCGGAATCGTCGGCATATCGCTCGTTGGTTCGATCCGTTGGGCGCGCTGGTTTTGTCGGCGGATGATGGCTTGCCGGCGGCGATCTGGCACTTTACCAAGCTGGCGGAGCACTGGGGCCATAAGCATGCCCGGGCGGCCTATGTGCCTTATGTGCGCGGTGGTTGGCATGGTTGCCGTGCCTTCCACTACGGTCATCTTGTCCAGATCGGCGAAGGCACCGATTTTCACCTGTTCCTGGACATGCTCGCAGCCGGCAGAATTTCTTACGATCCCAGCCTCAGTCTTGTGGGTGCTGATGATCTGCGGTGCCGGGTGAGGCGTCGGGGACAGTTTCGCATTCACGTGGGCGACCTGCCCGGTCTCTACGAGCACTTCACCACTGTTGATGTCAGGCGCGCGCCGATTGCTGTCCATGAACCAGGGGTGGGATTATCGAAACGGCGGCTGTCCGGTCGTCGTTCGCTACGCCCCTAG
- a CDS encoding GDP-L-fucose synthase produces MYDLSNKKIWVAGHRGMVGSALVRRLQSEDCNVITATRREVDLKRQDEVEKFVEANRPDAIILAAAKVGGILANDSYPAEFIYDNLIIEANIFEAAHRGGVDRLLFLGSSCIYPKLAPQPIPEEALLTGALEPTNEWYAIAKIAGIKLAEAYRKQYGRDYISAMPTNLYGPGDNFDLNSSHVLPALIRKAHAAKLRKDPHMVVWGTGTPRREFLHVDDCADALVFLLKTYSGAQHVNVGSGTDLEIIELTRLVCRVVGYEGEIIHDLSKPDGTPRKLMSNQKLQDMGWKPRISLEDGIAATYAWFLEFESRSDPAV; encoded by the coding sequence GTGTACGACTTGTCCAACAAGAAGATCTGGGTTGCCGGTCATCGCGGTATGGTCGGCAGTGCTCTTGTGCGCAGGCTTCAATCCGAAGATTGCAACGTCATCACGGCCACGCGTCGCGAGGTCGATTTGAAGCGGCAGGACGAGGTCGAGAAATTTGTTGAAGCAAACCGACCCGACGCGATCATTCTCGCCGCTGCCAAGGTTGGCGGTATCCTCGCCAATGACAGCTATCCCGCAGAATTCATCTATGACAATCTGATTATCGAAGCGAACATCTTCGAAGCCGCCCATCGGGGGGGAGTGGACCGGCTTTTGTTTCTGGGTTCAAGCTGCATTTATCCCAAGCTTGCCCCGCAGCCGATTCCTGAAGAGGCTCTGTTGACCGGTGCGCTGGAGCCGACCAACGAATGGTACGCGATCGCCAAGATCGCCGGTATCAAGCTCGCCGAGGCCTATCGTAAGCAATACGGCCGCGATTATATTTCGGCCATGCCGACCAATCTTTATGGCCCGGGCGATAATTTCGACCTGAATTCCAGCCATGTGCTGCCGGCGCTTATCCGCAAGGCGCACGCCGCGAAACTTCGCAAAGACCCGCATATGGTGGTCTGGGGCACCGGAACCCCGCGCCGCGAGTTTCTGCACGTCGACGACTGCGCCGACGCACTGGTATTTCTTCTCAAGACATATTCCGGTGCGCAGCACGTCAATGTCGGCTCGGGGACAGATCTCGAAATTATCGAGTTGACGCGCTTGGTCTGCCGCGTTGTCGGTTACGAGGGTGAGATCATTCATGATCTTTCCAAGCCCGATGGCACGCCGCGCAAGTTGATGAGCAATCAGAAACTGCAGGATATGGGCTGGAAGCCGCGCATCTCGCTCGAGGATGGCATTGCAGCCACTTACGCCTGGTTTCTGGAGTTCGAAAGCAGATCCGATCCCGCGGTCTAA
- the gmd gene encoding GDP-mannose 4,6-dehydratase, giving the protein MTKTALITGVTGQDGAYLAELLLSKGYTVHGIKRRSSSFNTGRIEHIYQDPHEAHPRFILHYGDMIDSTNLLRIVQQTQPDEIYNLAAQSHVGVSFETPEYTADADGIGTLRLLEAIRILGLEEKTRFYQASTSELYGLVQEVPQSEKTPFYPRSPYAAAKLYAYWIVVNYREAYGMHASNGILFNHESPLRGETFVTRKITMAVAAIHLGRQDKLFLGNLDAKRDWGHAREYVEGMWRMLQQDKPDDYVLATGETTSVRQFVEWAFADVGIALEWKGSGVDEKGYDSASGVCLVEIDPRYFRPTEVDLLLGDPTKARQKLGWQHKTPVRELAAEMVREDVKHWKAQNSRKEI; this is encoded by the coding sequence ATGACAAAAACCGCACTGATTACTGGGGTGACTGGTCAGGATGGTGCCTATCTGGCCGAATTGCTTCTGAGCAAGGGCTATACGGTGCATGGTATCAAGCGCCGGTCATCGTCTTTCAATACCGGCCGCATCGAGCATATCTACCAGGATCCGCACGAAGCACATCCGCGCTTCATCCTCCACTACGGCGATATGATCGACTCGACCAACCTCCTGCGGATCGTGCAGCAGACGCAGCCCGATGAAATCTACAATCTCGCCGCCCAGAGCCATGTGGGTGTCAGTTTCGAAACGCCGGAATATACCGCGGATGCCGACGGTATCGGGACGTTGCGGCTGCTCGAAGCGATCCGCATCCTGGGGCTCGAGGAAAAGACCCGATTTTACCAGGCATCGACCTCGGAACTTTACGGTCTTGTGCAGGAAGTGCCGCAGAGCGAAAAAACGCCCTTCTACCCGCGTTCTCCCTATGCCGCAGCCAAGCTCTATGCCTACTGGATCGTCGTGAATTATCGCGAGGCCTATGGGATGCACGCGTCGAACGGCATTCTATTCAATCACGAAAGCCCGCTTCGCGGCGAAACCTTCGTCACGCGCAAGATCACGATGGCGGTGGCTGCCATCCATCTGGGGCGGCAGGATAAGCTTTTCCTCGGCAATCTCGACGCCAAGCGCGACTGGGGCCATGCACGTGAATATGTCGAGGGCATGTGGCGCATGCTGCAGCAGGACAAGCCGGATGACTACGTCTTGGCGACCGGCGAGACGACGAGTGTCCGCCAGTTTGTCGAGTGGGCGTTTGCCGACGTGGGCATCGCTTTGGAATGGAAGGGCTCCGGCGTAGACGAAAAGGGCTATGACTCGGCGTCCGGCGTGTGCCTCGTGGAAATCGATCCGCGGTATTTCCGCCCGACGGAAGTCGATCTTCTGCTGGGTGATCCGACCAAGGCCCGTCAGAAGCTGGGCTGGCAGCACAAGACCCCGGTTCGGGAGCTCGCCGCCGAAATGGTGCGCGAGGATGTCAAGCACTGGAAGGCGCAAAACAGCCGGAAAGAGATCTAG
- the rfbB gene encoding dTDP-glucose 4,6-dehydratase — translation MILVTGGAGFIGANFVLDWLALHDEPIVNLDVLTYAGNLENLASVWNNPRLLFVKGSISDYDLVAELLRSHRPRAILNFAAESHVDRSIHGPEEFIQTNIVGTFRLLEATRGFLAAQDEAFRESFRFLHISTDEVYGSLAPAEAAFSEDRKYEPNSPYSASKAASDHLVRAYHHTYGLPVLTTNCSNNYGPYHFPEKLIPLVIHNALAGKQIPIYGDGMQVRDWLFVKDHCSAIRRVLENGKAGETYNVGGRNELTNLSVVNTLCEILDELRPLPDRASYKSQITFVRDRPGHDRRYAIDAAKIEQQLNWRPSETFDTGIRKTVEWYLANSAWIENVTSGNYRQWIDRQYR, via the coding sequence ATGATCCTGGTGACGGGGGGAGCGGGTTTTATCGGTGCAAACTTCGTGCTCGATTGGCTTGCGCTTCATGATGAGCCGATCGTCAACCTCGATGTGCTGACATATGCCGGCAATCTGGAGAATCTGGCCTCCGTCTGGAACAACCCGCGCCTTCTCTTCGTCAAAGGCAGCATCTCGGATTACGACCTCGTTGCGGAACTGCTCCGGTCCCATCGTCCCCGTGCGATCCTGAATTTCGCGGCCGAAAGTCACGTCGACCGATCGATCCATGGCCCCGAAGAATTTATCCAGACGAATATCGTCGGCACTTTCCGCCTGTTGGAGGCTACACGTGGATTTCTTGCCGCACAGGATGAAGCCTTCCGAGAGAGCTTTCGTTTTCTTCATATATCGACGGACGAAGTCTATGGTTCGCTTGCTCCCGCGGAAGCGGCCTTCAGCGAAGATCGCAAATACGAACCCAACAGTCCTTATTCCGCGAGCAAGGCAGCCAGCGATCATCTGGTTCGCGCCTATCATCACACCTACGGCCTGCCGGTTCTGACGACGAATTGTTCGAACAACTATGGCCCCTATCATTTTCCAGAGAAGCTGATTCCCCTGGTCATCCACAATGCCCTCGCGGGCAAACAGATTCCGATCTACGGAGACGGAATGCAGGTGCGCGACTGGCTCTTCGTCAAGGACCATTGCAGCGCGATCCGACGTGTGCTGGAGAATGGAAAAGCCGGGGAAACCTACAATGTCGGCGGCAGGAACGAGCTGACCAACCTGTCGGTGGTCAATACGCTCTGCGAGATCCTCGACGAATTGAGGCCGCTGCCCGACCGGGCAAGCTACAAGTCTCAGATCACTTTCGTGCGTGACCGCCCCGGCCATGATCGCCGTTACGCCATTGATGCGGCCAAAATCGAGCAGCAACTGAACTGGCGCCCAAGTGAAACGTTCGATACGGGCATTCGCAAGACTGTCGAATGGTATCTTGCGAACAGTGCCTGGATAGAAAACGTCACGAGCGGCAACTACCGCCAATGGATCGATCGTCAGTATCGATAG
- a CDS encoding class I SAM-dependent methyltransferase, whose amino-acid sequence MSFVRTTLNRFPVLKSQLKRLREQLLPAASVSSHYVEIDSARRDSESSRLAASWKASDLPARQRALVERQLKDYRGGASIDVFDVFTAALRKIDNPPAAGSLLEIGCSSGYYSEVLEVNGLPLRYHGCDYSDAFIDMARRIYPALSFDVEDATRLSYQDDAFDVVVSGCCLLHIADYDAAIAESARVAKDYVIFHRTPVVYGEPTKYFRKQAYGVETMEIHFSEQELLDSFRVHGLEVQATFTLNESADPRDSSKGNANRTYLCRKQSQS is encoded by the coding sequence ATGTCATTTGTTCGTACGACGCTCAACCGCTTTCCGGTGTTGAAGAGCCAGCTGAAGCGATTGCGTGAACAGCTGCTGCCGGCGGCATCGGTATCCTCCCACTATGTAGAGATCGATTCAGCTCGGCGAGACAGCGAAAGCTCGCGCCTTGCCGCATCGTGGAAAGCGAGTGATCTGCCTGCACGCCAGAGAGCGCTCGTCGAACGCCAGTTGAAGGACTATCGCGGCGGCGCTTCTATCGATGTATTCGATGTCTTTACCGCTGCGCTGCGTAAGATCGACAATCCCCCGGCCGCCGGTTCATTGCTCGAAATCGGTTGCTCCAGCGGATATTACTCCGAGGTCCTTGAAGTAAATGGCCTGCCGTTGCGGTACCACGGCTGCGATTATTCCGATGCATTCATCGACATGGCGCGCCGCATCTATCCGGCGCTGTCGTTCGATGTGGAGGATGCAACGCGGCTCAGCTATCAGGACGATGCTTTTGATGTCGTGGTTTCGGGATGCTGCCTGCTGCATATTGCCGACTATGACGCGGCGATCGCAGAAAGCGCCCGTGTCGCCAAAGACTATGTCATCTTTCACCGCACTCCCGTCGTCTATGGTGAACCGACCAAGTATTTCCGCAAGCAGGCCTATGGTGTCGAGACCATGGAAATCCATTTTTCCGAGCAGGAGCTATTGGACAGCTTTCGGGTTCACGGCCTGGAAGTGCAGGCCACCTTCACGCTGAACGAGAGCGCGGATCCGCGTGACAGTAGCAAGGGCAATGCAAACCGCACCTATTTGTGCAGGAAACAATCCCAGTCATGA
- a CDS encoding glycosyltransferase, producing MRIAVFDTYYSRFLTMHYRRNRDLRSASSQKQTDALLEAAFGTSDFYSRHLKELGCDVIDIVGNCVPLQSAWARENNEPFSPWAMKLPHRFFRLPYIGARLAALPGLLEVAMARVRAFKPDVLYCQDLSFFPPHALMELKKTVPLIVGQIACPLPPDGFLRPYDLILTSFPHFVPRFHEMGIKSEYFRIGFDTRVLDILGDVPRDVPVSFVGGISRHHGKAIPLLEHLAETTPIQFFGYGAATLPRSSPIRQRHNGEVWGPDMYRALARSRITINRHINVAETNANNMRLYEATGVGSLLITDRKDNLSEIFDIGKEVVAYSSPEEAVELIRYYIDHPDEADAIAKAGQARTLKDHTYKSRMKELMPILERHLEKQG from the coding sequence ATGCGGATTGCCGTGTTCGATACCTACTATTCCCGATTCCTGACGATGCACTATCGTCGCAATCGGGATTTGAGGTCGGCCTCTTCCCAAAAGCAGACGGACGCTCTGCTCGAGGCTGCGTTCGGCACATCAGATTTCTATTCGCGCCACCTGAAAGAGCTTGGCTGCGATGTCATCGATATCGTCGGCAATTGCGTTCCGCTGCAATCGGCTTGGGCGCGGGAGAACAACGAACCATTCAGCCCATGGGCAATGAAATTGCCGCATCGCTTTTTCAGGTTGCCTTATATCGGCGCACGCCTGGCAGCGCTCCCCGGCTTGCTGGAGGTCGCAATGGCGCGGGTTCGAGCATTCAAGCCGGATGTCCTCTATTGTCAGGATCTCAGCTTTTTTCCGCCTCATGCTCTGATGGAGTTGAAAAAGACTGTGCCATTGATCGTCGGCCAGATCGCTTGTCCGCTGCCCCCGGATGGCTTTCTGCGGCCCTATGATCTCATTCTGACATCCTTCCCGCATTTCGTGCCGCGTTTTCATGAGATGGGCATTAAATCCGAATATTTCAGGATCGGCTTCGATACTCGGGTGCTTGATATCCTCGGCGATGTTCCACGCGATGTGCCAGTGAGTTTCGTCGGCGGCATAAGCCGTCATCATGGCAAGGCGATCCCGTTGCTCGAACATCTTGCCGAGACCACGCCGATACAGTTTTTCGGCTATGGCGCAGCGACGCTTCCGCGCTCATCTCCCATTCGACAACGTCATAACGGGGAAGTCTGGGGCCCGGATATGTACCGCGCCCTGGCGCGCAGCCGGATCACCATCAACCGGCATATCAATGTTGCCGAGACCAATGCCAACAACATGCGGCTTTACGAGGCGACCGGTGTCGGATCGCTGCTCATCACCGACCGCAAAGATAATCTCAGTGAGATTTTCGACATAGGCAAGGAAGTGGTCGCCTATTCCAGTCCTGAGGAAGCTGTGGAACTCATCCGCTACTATATAGACCACCCTGACGAGGCCGATGCCATCGCCAAGGCAGGTCAGGCCAGGACGTTGAAGGATCACACCTACAAGTCGAGAATGAAAGAGTTGATGCCGATCCTCGAGAGACATCTGGAGAAACAGGGCTGA
- a CDS encoding bifunctional 2-polyprenyl-6-hydroxyphenol methylase/3-demethylubiquinol 3-O-methyltransferase UbiG, with protein sequence MSGGQHQQCIACGSKMQTFIERISDDRYGCPGVYSIDRCVSCGHMSTAPRLTEEDLPALYSNYYPRREIDFDALEKEAGLVERPLARLRRWMAGTDNQGHYLARSGQKVLDIGCGSCLSLLEMQKLGVECWGVEADPNVRTIAEKYALRVHIGNIYDVPFADQKFDLIVLNQVIEHVPDPLAMLEALKNRLNGGGRVILAFPNTGSFHRKVWKERWINWHIPYHQNHFNRTSFALLARKSGYDVARIRTITPNLWSVLQLRTSREQRQEGRASGTWSESGSSQKSPSFIRKLRNVAVTRGARLAGAMMGLVNRALDATGQGDSLLVELRLSATKN encoded by the coding sequence ATGAGCGGCGGCCAGCATCAGCAGTGCATCGCGTGCGGATCGAAAATGCAAACCTTTATCGAGCGCATCAGCGATGATCGATACGGCTGCCCCGGCGTCTATTCGATAGACCGCTGCGTTTCCTGCGGTCACATGTCGACCGCGCCGCGGCTGACGGAAGAAGACCTGCCCGCGCTCTACAGCAATTATTATCCACGTCGGGAGATCGACTTTGATGCGCTGGAAAAGGAGGCCGGCCTCGTCGAGAGACCCCTTGCCAGGCTCCGCCGGTGGATGGCCGGAACCGACAACCAGGGGCACTATCTTGCCAGGTCTGGGCAGAAGGTCTTGGATATCGGCTGTGGTTCCTGTCTCTCGCTTCTGGAGATGCAAAAGCTCGGCGTGGAATGCTGGGGCGTCGAGGCCGACCCGAACGTTCGGACAATTGCTGAAAAATATGCTTTGCGCGTTCATATCGGCAATATCTATGACGTGCCGTTCGCAGATCAGAAATTCGATCTTATCGTGCTGAACCAGGTCATCGAACACGTGCCCGATCCGCTTGCGATGCTAGAGGCTCTCAAGAATCGTCTGAACGGTGGCGGACGCGTCATACTGGCTTTCCCGAATACCGGTTCCTTTCATCGCAAGGTCTGGAAGGAACGCTGGATCAACTGGCACATTCCGTACCATCAGAATCATTTCAATCGAACGTCCTTTGCGCTGCTCGCTCGAAAGTCCGGTTACGATGTCGCGCGCATCAGGACGATCACGCCCAACCTCTGGTCGGTGCTTCAGCTCAGGACTTCTCGGGAACAGCGGCAGGAGGGTAGGGCGTCCGGCACATGGTCGGAAAGCGGCAGCTCTCAGAAGTCCCCGAGCTTTATTCGAAAGCTCCGCAATGTCGCGGTTACGCGTGGCGCACGCCTTGCCGGCGCCATGATGGGTCTTGTCAACCGGGCTCTGGATGCAACGGGGCAGGGCGATAGTCTCCTGGTCGAACTCCGGCTCTCCGCGACAAAGAACTAG
- a CDS encoding glycosyltransferase family 2 protein, which yields MRVNVIIPVFNRLEHTRKVLEALRSQTIFDAMTIVIVNDGSTDGTAKYLQSQSDVTEIRGDGNLWWGGAIEEGLKHVLPACQPDDYVLFLNNDTWFDGNFVEALVRSSKENGGAAVGSVIHEEGRDPPLVSIGAKVNINRLAVWDLLSELSETEKQSPASQYRVDALSGRGTLYPALLFRRHGGMRPNLLPHYMADYEIAMRFARAGVPLVVSSQAIVYSPPVYGNDASSLSWRKRLFGRRSAHNVFQRLIFYSLVGSPVQRMTAPIRMAYFSCSRAFSTWRSLAKRKEKTI from the coding sequence ATGCGCGTGAACGTTATTATCCCTGTTTTCAATCGCCTCGAGCATACCCGAAAGGTGTTGGAAGCTCTGAGGAGCCAGACAATCTTTGACGCCATGACGATTGTCATCGTCAACGACGGTTCGACCGATGGAACCGCAAAGTACCTGCAATCGCAGAGCGATGTGACCGAGATCCGAGGGGACGGCAATCTCTGGTGGGGCGGCGCCATCGAAGAAGGACTAAAACATGTGCTTCCCGCCTGCCAACCCGACGACTATGTTCTGTTTCTCAACAATGACACCTGGTTTGACGGTAATTTTGTTGAAGCTCTGGTGCGGTCGTCCAAAGAAAACGGCGGAGCCGCGGTCGGAAGCGTCATCCATGAAGAGGGGCGGGATCCACCTCTTGTCAGTATTGGGGCCAAGGTCAACATCAATCGGCTTGCCGTCTGGGATCTGCTTTCGGAGTTGAGCGAAACGGAAAAACAGTCGCCCGCCAGCCAGTATCGCGTCGATGCTTTGAGTGGCCGAGGAACGCTTTACCCGGCGCTCCTGTTTCGCAGACATGGTGGAATGCGGCCGAACCTTCTGCCGCACTACATGGCCGACTACGAAATTGCCATGCGCTTCGCGCGTGCGGGAGTGCCTTTGGTTGTCAGCAGCCAGGCAATCGTCTATTCGCCTCCGGTATATGGGAACGACGCGTCCAGCCTTTCATGGCGAAAGCGGTTGTTTGGCAGACGTTCGGCGCACAACGTGTTTCAGCGTCTTATTTTTTACTCGCTTGTCGGGTCGCCGGTGCAACGCATGACAGCGCCGATCCGTATGGCGTATTTCTCCTGCAGCCGCGCGTTTTCAACGTGGAGGTCATTGGCGAAACGAAAGGAAAAAACGATATGA